DNA sequence from the Phragmitibacter flavus genome:
CGGGCGCCTGGACCACTCACAACACCTTGCAGCTCTCCCCCCCGTTTCAACTCACCCGCACCACCGCCAGCTTTTCCGTGCGCATCACCCGCGCCAATGGCGACGGCGGCGTCATGCAACTCAAGGAAATCCGCCTGACCCCCTCCGCTCCCAGCAACACCACTACCCTCGCGCTGGACACCCCATCCGACCCCGTCAACACGCTCCGCAGCGTTTACCAGCAAAAATACAAAACCATCGCCACCCCCATCATCACCAGTTATCTCCAGGCCCTCCAAACGCGCCTTGCTGAAGCCACCTCCCTTCAGCAAATTGACTCCATCGCCGAACTCCAGGCCGAACTCGACCGCACCACCAAGTGGCTTGAACGCCCCCTCGCCCCAGCGCGCACCCGCGCCGCCATCAGCCTTTTCGAAGATGCTGAAGAAGAATGGACCGACGTCACCTTTGTCAACCACGCCTCCAACACCGGCGACCGCTTCCTCATCCAACACCAGGGCAAACAAATTCCCGTCCGACTCAAAACCGTCACCTGTCCCCCGCCCACCGACGAAGCCGCTGGCGAACTCCAGCACTATGCCGCTTACTTCCACATCAATCCCGAAAACGCCCTCGCCATCGGCAAACAGGCCCGTGAATTCACCGCTACCGCCCTCGCCAACAAACCCCTGCGTCTCCTCACCAACGGCCAGAAAGACCGCGATGGCACCCTCCGCGTCACCATCTATGTCCCTCATCTCGGCGATTATGCCGGCATCTTGGTCGACAACGGCCTTGCCGCCATCACCCCGCTTCCAAAACCCCGCCGCGACAGCCGCCTCGTCATTCCAGACCCCTGCCATGGCGCCTTAAAAGAACGCGAATCCACCGCCCGCGCCCGCCCCACCCCGCCAGGGGCCTGGGCCTTCAGCGATCCGCCCACCGCCCTCCCATGAAACCCTCCTTTTTCCGTTTCATGACCATCTCCCATTTCCCCGCGTTCACCCTGGTCATCCTCCTCTTTGCCAGTCTCCCCGCCCGTGCCCAGCAAACGGAAGACATCAGCTCGCGACTCCAGCAAGCCGAAGCCACCTACCAGCTCAAACTCCGCGAAATCCACACCCCTATTCTGAAGGATTACCTCCGCAAACTTGAGACCCTCCAATCGCGACTGCCAAACCCCGACCATCTCGCCCAGGTCACCCGGGAAGCCCAAAAAATCCGCCAACTCATTGCCACCACCGGCATCCTGCCCACCGACGTTCCACGCAAAATCGACCCCCCCGCACTCCCTGGCACCGACCGCGACCGCGACCGCGCCAGACCCACCCTCTCCCTCCAGGCCTCCGAAGCCATCTCCCCCGTCGCCGTCACTCCTGAAGCCCGCAACGCCCTGCCCCTTGGCAGCATCGCCTGGAACGTCACCAAACTTCCTCCCGGAAAATACGATGTTCTGCTCGTCTTCGCCGCTGAAGCTCTCACCGCCGATGAACCCATCATGTTGACCGTCGGCACTTACCAACTCATCAGCCACCTCAAACCCGACCTCGTGACTGGAGGAGACGACGTCTTCCGCATCTTCAAACTTGGCAATCTCGTCATCGACTCCCCGATCGCCGACCAAACCCTGACCCTGCAAAACGGCAACCCCACCGTCCCGCGCCTGCGAATCCGCAACGTGCTCTTCGTGCGCTCCTCGCAACCTTGAGTCAGAGCGCCAAATGGTGTCAGCGCCCCAAGGACACGAGCCGCTGCATGTGCTTCGCCAGCATATCGAACTCCAAATTCACCATGCCGCCCTCCGAAAGCGCCGCCAGATTCGTCACCGCAAAGGTGTGCGGCGTGATCCAAAACGTCATCCGATCTTCCTCCAACTGGGCAATCGTCAAACTCATCCCATCGACACAGATCGACCCCTTGTGCACCACCAGCGCCGCCCACGCCTGCGGCAACTCCACTGTGAACTGGTGATCCTCCCTCACCTTTTCCAGCACTAGCACCTCCGCCGTGGTGTCGACATGACCCTGCACAAAATGTCCGCTCAACCGGTCTCCAATCCGCAACGACCTCTCCAGATTCACCAAACTCCCCTCCTTCAACTCCCCCAAACTCGTCACCCGCAACGTCTCAATCAACAAATCAAACGCCGCCGTCCCCGCCGCCCCATCAAAATCCGTCACCGTCAGACAACACCCATTGCAGGCCACACTTTCCCCCAGGCTCAACTCCCCCGCCATCGGCCCCACCTTCAACACCAGCCGCGCCCCACCCTCGCGAAACATCAGGCTCTCCACCCTGCCAGTCACTTCAACAATTCCGGTAAACATCCGTTCAACCTTTCACGGATTCCCTTCTCCCTCAACCGCGAACATTCCCCAAACATCCCCCCACTCCCATCAAGCGTAATCCATCATTACCCACACCACCAAACCACCGGACAAACCAACTTGCTGCATCCCGCACTTGCAACCCGCCGCATCCGCAGCCACTACAAAGTCACCCATACCCCCACCAATTTCACCCACCCTTTATGGAAAACGTCCTCATCATCGGCACCGGCTGCGCCGGCTACACCGCCGCCATCTACACCGCCCGCGCCAACCTCAGCCCCCTCCTTCTTTCCGGCACCCAACCCGGCGGCCAGCTGACCACCACCACCGAAGTCGAAAACTTCCCCGGCTTTCCCGAAGGCATCATGGGCCCTGAACTCATGATGAAAATGCAGTCACAGTCCGAAAAATTCGGCGCGCGCATCGAATACGCCCAGGTCGAAGCCGTCACCAAAACCGACGCCGGACATTTCGACATCACTCTTGAAGGCGGCAAAGTCATCCAGTCGAAAACCGTCATCGTCGCCACCGGTGCCTCTCCGCGTCACCTCGGACTCCCCAACGAAAAATCCCTCATCGGACGCGGCCTCACCAGTTGCGCCACTTGTGACGGAGCCTTCTACCGCAACGTCCCCGTCGCCGTCATTGGCGGTGGCGACTCCGCCGCCGAAGAAGCCACCTTCCTCACCCGCTTCGCCAGCACCGTGTATCTGATCCACCGTCGCGACGAACTGCGCGCCAGCAAGATCATGGCCGACCGCGCCCTCGCCAATCCCAAGATCAAACCGATCTGGAACAGCACCGTCACCGAATACCTCACGGATGAAAAAGGCGAAGTCCGCGCCGCCAAAATTCAAAACCTCGTCACCGGAGAAGAAAGCGAACTCGAATTAAAATGCGTATTCGTCGCCATCGGCCACGTCCCCAACACCAAATTCCTCAACGGCCAGGTCACCCTGGATGAGAACGGTTACATCCTGCAAACCAAAGGCACCCAGACCAACATCCCCGGCCTCTTCGCCGCTGGTGACGTCGCCGACCACGTTTACCGCCAGGCCATCACGGCTGCCGGTCAAGGCTGCGCCGCTGCCTTGGAAGCCGAGCGTTACCTGGCTCATTAAATTTTAAAGAGAAGCGCGGACGCTCATGCCCGCTTCACCGTCGAACGCGCGTGTCAATCTACCGCTCGTTCTTCACCACCTCATCGCTCTCGACGACTTCATCGGACAACTCCACCCGCTTGAACAACAGTGAAACCACGCGACGGGCTTCCACCCCCGTCGTCGTCACCTCATACTGACCAATCATCAAGGTCTCACCTAGCTCAGGGAAGTGCCCCAGCACATGGGTCACGTAACCACCAATCGTGGTCACCTCATCGCTCTCCAGTTCAAGATCGCAAAGCTCGTTCAGCTCATAAAGATTCAGCGAACCCTCCACCTCAAACTCGCTTTCGCTCAACCGGTTAAACTTCGGTTTCTCCACGATGTCGAACTCATCATTGATATCGCCCACGATCTCTTCGACCACGTTGTCCAGCGTCACAATCCCCACCCCGCTACCATACTCATCCACCGCCAGCGCCATGTGCGCATGCTTCTGCTGGAAATAGCGCAGTAACTTGTCGATCGACATCATCTCAGGCACCAGCAGCAGTTCACGTTTGATCTGACGCAAGTCCGCCGTGCTCTTGCCACCCTGATGAACCAGCTTCAAGAGGTCCTTGATGTGGATCAACCCAATGCTCTTGTCGAGATGCCCTTCAACTAACGGAAACCGTGTGTGCTGTGAATCCAAGGCCAGCTTCAAGTTCACCTCAAACGGCTCATCCACATCCAGCGAAATCACATTCCGCCGCGGTGTCATCAAATCCCGCACGTAACGGTCATTTAGTGACAGCGCATTCAACACGATGCTCTTCTCCGTCTCCGTCACCTCTTCCGAACGCTGACTCTCTGAAACCAGGTGCCGCAATTCCTCCTCCGAATGCACCCGCTCCCCCTCGCTCACCGGGTCCAGCCGGAACACCGCCCGCAACAGCCAGTTCGCCGTGCCGTTCAATACAAAAATTGCCGGTTTCAGCACCACCAAAAACACATGCAAAGGCGCACACACCCACATCGTCGTGGCAAACGCCTTCCGAATCGCCAGCGACTTCGGCGTCAGTTCCCCCAGCACCACATGCAGAAAGGTAATGATCGTAAACGCCACGCCAAATGCGGTTCCCTGCACGGCGGCGTCACTGGTCATGCCCACCGAAAACAACCAAGGCTGGATCATCTGTGCCAACAATGGCTCCGCCGCCATCCCCAAACCGATGCTTGCCAGCGTGATGCCCAGCTGCGTCGCCGATAAATAAGCATCCATGTGCTTCGTCACCGTCTGTGCAAACTTTGCCCGCACATTCCCCTCCTCAGCCGCCTCATGCAACTGACTCTCACGCACCTTCACAATGGCGAACTCTGCCGCCACGAAAAATCCGTTCAGCAAAACCAAAAACGTCACCAATCCCACCCGCCAGAGCACGTCATTGGTCGAAAAATTCCATTCGCGCACCAAAGTGGTGTCCATGGCCGCCAACATCGCTGGCAGCACTGAATGGGTAACTAAAGGGAGGTCGATCATGGGGGGCTGGGAAAAAACGACCTCGGTGAGCCTTGCTTAAAGTCTTTCATAAGAGCCATCACATCGCTTTTCCAGCACCGTAAAACCGGCGCTCTTGGCGTCTGAGATGGAAGTGGGTTTAGTGACTCGGGGAGTATTTACTTGGGAAATGAGTTTTTTGACCGGTGCCTTGCACAAAGGACACACCGTCAGCGGCGGACGACTGATCGGACGGCGCAGATCAAAACCCCGCTTGCAGCGAAGGCAGCCCTTCTCTGGATCTTCAGCGATGTATTGATAAGTCGGCATGATCGCTCAGCGAGCAACACTCAAACGGAACAGACAGAAGAAGCAGTCAGGAAACGCTCACAAACAAAAAGAAGGTGCCGCATGGCAGCACCTTCGCAAAGCCAAAAAATCGTTGCAACGCGGGAAGGCGATGCCGCTCGTCAGCGAATTACCAGCTCGACTTCGTAACCCCTGGAATCAGCCCTTGGGAGGCCATTTCGCGGAAGGTGAGACGTGACATCTCGAAGCGGCGGATGAAAGCGCGGCGGCGACCGGAAACACGGCAACGGTTTACCAAGCGGGTAGGGCTGGCGTCACGTGGCAACAGGGTCAAACCCATGTAATCACCTTTAGCCTTAAGCTCGGCACGGAGCTTGGCATATTTGTCGACAGTTTTTTGCTTGCGCTTGTTACGTTCAATCCAGCAGGTCTTAGCCATAGAGCCGCCAAGTCTGCCACACCCTTCAAACCTTGCAACCAATTTTTTATCCCAATCAAAAGTAGCAGCCGACGTAAGGAGACCCACTTCCCTCCCCCGTCACGCTCGCCACCCACCGCCTCCGAATCCGGCCGATCTCCCAAATCACGCTGCCCGAAAGGAAACCTCATCCTTATCCACGGGCTTCTACCCATGGTTTTCCCATCGTCACCGCAGCACTGTCGGACCATGGAAACACCTCGTGACTCAGCGCCGCATTAGGCAACCATTTCGTGGTTGATGACGCCCCCTCACCTGACCGGCGCTTCAAACCAACTTCCGACTTCCGACTTCCGACTTCCGACTTCCGACTTCCGACTTCCGACTTCCGACTTCCGACTTCCGACTTCCGACTTCCCCCCCTCACTCCAGCATCAACTGCTTCTCCACCCGCAGCGCCCGCGCCATTTCAATCGGATGCTCATGCCGCATCAGCGTTTCCCCTACCAACAGCGCATCCGCCCCACATGCCGCCAGACGCACCGCATCCGCCACCGACTTGATTCCGCTCTCACTCACCAGCACCACATCCTCCGGAACCTCCTCCGCCAGTTCCTCCGTCGTTGCCAGATCCACCGTAAAAGCCTTCAAGTTCCGGTTGTTGATCCCCAAAATCCTCACGTCCGTGTCCAACGCCCGCTCCAACTCCTCCAAATTGTGCACCTCCACCAGCACATCCATCTGGAATGTGTAAGCAACATCCATCAAATGCACCAGCGTCGCCTGGTCCAGCGCCGCCACGATCAGCAGAATCGCATCCGCCCCCGCCACCACCGCTTCATAAATCTGCGCCTCATGCACCATGAAGTCCTTGCGCAGCACCGGAATCGACACCTCACGACGAATCGTCGTCATGTAATCCAGCCGACCCTGAAAATATTTCTCATCGGTCAACACCGACAGCGCCGTCGCCCCGCCCTTTTCGTAGCTGCGCGCAATCGTCAGGTAATCAAAATCCGCCTGAATCACCCCCGCCGATGGCGACGCCTTCTTCACCTCGGCAATCAACCCCAGCCTCGTCTCATCCGCCCGCAGCGCATCATAGAGCGAGCGGTGATCATTTCGGAGCGCCGCCGCAGCGCGCAATTTTTCCATTCTCGGCAGCAGACGCTGCACCTCGGTGTGTTTGTAGGCGATGATTTCTTCGAGCTTGTTCATGCGTGAAAAAGCAGCCTAGCAAAGATTTTCCTATTTTCGACTTGAATCGTTCACATAATGCGGCAGAATCCTCACCCGCAAGCAAACCATTTGCAGTGCGGGTGTAGCTCAGTGGTAGAGCACTTCCTTGCCAAGGAAGATGTCGCGCGTTCGAATCGCGTCACCCGCTCCAATTCTCTGCCATCCGGCAGGGTTTTTTTATGTCTCTGTCGATCATCAGCGGCCCGCGATGGAGATTTTGATTGAACACTGGACCTTCGCACAGCGATCGACTTCAATTTCCCCGGAGACACCCTGCAGATCATGAGCGAACTCAGGGCCTATAATTTTTGGATATTCGATTGGGTCGACAATCCAATCCATTCACCTTATCAACCACCGAATGCAGAGCCGACAACCCGCAAAAGACTCCTTCCACATATGGAGCCTGTCACTCATCCAATACTGTCAATTAGGTGCATCCAGATGTCACTTTCCCAAAAGTTTATCAAGATGATCAAGAATTTGGGCCGCAGGAAATCAGCTCGGCATAATCACGTTGCTGCCTCCATAAACGCGATGAAAGCGAGCCTTTTTGTCTGCTCCATAGCGGTTCGAAATGTGCACTGTAATTGTAGTCGCCCACATCCAGTGGCCATCAAATATCTCCAACAACGACTGTAATAAATCCCGCCTGATTAGAATAGAGTCCCCGGCTCGATTGATGCCGTTATCAAAGTCAACCCATTCCTCAATTCCTGCGGTCCAATCTGACCACTTAGCTATCACACGGCCATTCAAAATCGTATGCATTTCATTGCCCTCTGCGCGAACTTCGCACGATTTTGGACTAAACCAATTAAGCATGGTCCTAGGAAGGGTGAATTTACGCCAAGCTTGCCAAGTTTGAATCGCACTTGGCTCAAGCCATGTTGTAACGGGCAAAATTGCCCAGCCGTCCACTTTGGCTGCGCACTCTTTAATGTGAAATTTTGCGGTGCTTCCTCGGCTCTGTATTGCGCTATCGCAACAGTGCAGACTTTGACACCATATACCCTGAAGATCACCAGAAGCAGCTTTCACAACTAATTCATCATCGGGGATTATGCCAGTGATCCGCTGCTGCAATGCAGGATATACGTTTATTCCAAATCTCATTGATCCTGCATCGACACA
Encoded proteins:
- a CDS encoding thermonuclease family protein produces the protein MPLFLQSGINLLKVTFLRPIFLSFLFATLAYSQDAAPTPPPPPEPSELRLLRQQVQQQTLTASTTLTEQYIKALAAIEQEAAASGDYEQAHNAQQRRTALAQVQSLASLTNTIVLKPSQARLVGAVNYDTASDSLGPWRAAGNSATWDVTKITPGSYDIIVTYGVASTGDPPARYIPTYNPRTGGEFEFFEASNLAGAALNRRTAIVADTGAWTTHNTLQLSPPFQLTRTTASFSVRITRANGDGGVMQLKEIRLTPSAPSNTTTLALDTPSDPVNTLRSVYQQKYKTIATPIITSYLQALQTRLAEATSLQQIDSIAELQAELDRTTKWLERPLAPARTRAAISLFEDAEEEWTDVTFVNHASNTGDRFLIQHQGKQIPVRLKTVTCPPPTDEAAGELQHYAAYFHINPENALAIGKQAREFTATALANKPLRLLTNGQKDRDGTLRVTIYVPHLGDYAGILVDNGLAAITPLPKPRRDSRLVIPDPCHGALKERESTARARPTPPGAWAFSDPPTALP
- a CDS encoding riboflavin synthase, whose protein sequence is MFTGIVEVTGRVESLMFREGGARLVLKVGPMAGELSLGESVACNGCCLTVTDFDGAAGTAAFDLLIETLRVTSLGELKEGSLVNLERSLRIGDRLSGHFVQGHVDTTAEVLVLEKVREDHQFTVELPQAWAALVVHKGSICVDGMSLTIAQLEEDRMTFWITPHTFAVTNLAALSEGGMVNLEFDMLAKHMQRLVSLGR
- the trxB gene encoding thioredoxin-disulfide reductase; the protein is MENVLIIGTGCAGYTAAIYTARANLSPLLLSGTQPGGQLTTTTEVENFPGFPEGIMGPELMMKMQSQSEKFGARIEYAQVEAVTKTDAGHFDITLEGGKVIQSKTVIVATGASPRHLGLPNEKSLIGRGLTSCATCDGAFYRNVPVAVIGGGDSAAEEATFLTRFASTVYLIHRRDELRASKIMADRALANPKIKPIWNSTVTEYLTDEKGEVRAAKIQNLVTGEESELELKCVFVAIGHVPNTKFLNGQVTLDENGYILQTKGTQTNIPGLFAAGDVADHVYRQAITAAGQGCAAALEAERYLAH
- a CDS encoding hemolysin family protein; the protein is MIDLPLVTHSVLPAMLAAMDTTLVREWNFSTNDVLWRVGLVTFLVLLNGFFVAAEFAIVKVRESQLHEAAEEGNVRAKFAQTVTKHMDAYLSATQLGITLASIGLGMAAEPLLAQMIQPWLFSVGMTSDAAVQGTAFGVAFTIITFLHVVLGELTPKSLAIRKAFATTMWVCAPLHVFLVVLKPAIFVLNGTANWLLRAVFRLDPVSEGERVHSEEELRHLVSESQRSEEVTETEKSIVLNALSLNDRYVRDLMTPRRNVISLDVDEPFEVNLKLALDSQHTRFPLVEGHLDKSIGLIHIKDLLKLVHQGGKSTADLRQIKRELLLVPEMMSIDKLLRYFQQKHAHMALAVDEYGSGVGIVTLDNVVEEIVGDINDEFDIVEKPKFNRLSESEFEVEGSLNLYELNELCDLELESDEVTTIGGYVTHVLGHFPELGETLMIGQYEVTTTGVEARRVVSLLFKRVELSDEVVESDEVVKNER
- a CDS encoding FmdB family zinc ribbon protein, with product MPTYQYIAEDPEKGCLRCKRGFDLRRPISRPPLTVCPLCKAPVKKLISQVNTPRVTKPTSISDAKSAGFTVLEKRCDGSYERL
- the rpsN gene encoding 30S ribosomal protein S14 encodes the protein MAKTCWIERNKRKQKTVDKYAKLRAELKAKGDYMGLTLLPRDASPTRLVNRCRVSGRRRAFIRRFEMSRLTFREMASQGLIPGVTKSSW
- the trpC gene encoding indole-3-glycerol phosphate synthase TrpC is translated as MNKLEEIIAYKHTEVQRLLPRMEKLRAAAALRNDHRSLYDALRADETRLGLIAEVKKASPSAGVIQADFDYLTIARSYEKGGATALSVLTDEKYFQGRLDYMTTIRREVSIPVLRKDFMVHEAQIYEAVVAGADAILLIVAALDQATLVHLMDVAYTFQMDVLVEVHNLEELERALDTDVRILGINNRNLKAFTVDLATTEELAEEVPEDVVLVSESGIKSVADAVRLAACGADALLVGETLMRHEHPIEMARALRVEKQLMLE